A stretch of Methanosphaerula palustris E1-9c DNA encodes these proteins:
- a CDS encoding class I SAM-dependent methyltransferase: MTKSIAPSDTQDLAEHYDQTSDAQYENGIHLITELRINNGDRVLDLGCGTGRLARHVAEITGKTGFVVGLDPSDHRIKLALEKSRLFPQLSFRVGSDLSLGNFPDNSFDAVYLNSAFHHIKDHKGQESALTQVRRILKPGGKIGLSDPDQTSPSILRTITHEVLGKYGVHSQDDDGITPAELESLLRYTGFWIQKVKYIKNPERYDSAQAIIDAAESSHFGNYLSEVPEEHRDQVRLEITKKLSELQTSTGIFMKRSRVLIIAEKPG, from the coding sequence ATGACCAAAAGCATCGCACCATCTGATACCCAGGACCTGGCAGAGCACTATGATCAGACCAGTGATGCCCAGTATGAAAACGGTATCCACCTCATAACAGAACTGAGGATCAATAATGGGGATCGTGTCCTCGATCTCGGATGCGGGACCGGCCGTCTCGCGAGACATGTCGCTGAAATTACCGGTAAGACCGGATTTGTCGTCGGGCTGGATCCTTCAGATCACCGGATCAAACTCGCGTTGGAAAAATCAAGATTGTTTCCTCAGTTATCATTCCGTGTGGGTAGTGACCTGAGTCTCGGAAATTTTCCAGATAACAGTTTTGATGCAGTGTACCTGAATTCTGCATTCCATCATATCAAAGACCACAAGGGACAGGAATCAGCACTGACCCAGGTCCGCCGGATTCTAAAACCTGGGGGAAAGATCGGTCTGTCAGATCCGGATCAGACTTCTCCCAGTATCCTGAGGACCATCACCCATGAGGTACTGGGAAAGTACGGCGTTCATTCCCAAGATGATGATGGAATCACGCCGGCAGAACTTGAATCGTTGCTTAGGTATACGGGATTCTGGATACAGAAGGTGAAATATATCAAAAATCCAGAACGCTATGATTCTGCGCAGGCGATAATCGACGCTGCAGAATCGAGCCATTTTGGAAATTATCTCTCGGAGGTGCCAGAAGAACACCGCGATCAGGTCAGGTTAGAAATTACAAAGAAATTGTCAGAACTTCAGACCAGTACCGGTATTTTCATGAAACGGAGCAGGGTTCTGATCATCGCAGAAAAGCCCGGCTAA
- a CDS encoding pyruvate kinase alpha/beta domain-containing protein: MATKSITYFEHSGSGNTEAVLAIVDERLKEGDIKNVVVASTSGATGVTFAQALGKKTNLVIISTKPGSKTPGVWEFDPANEKKIKRLGGRVIRHTHALSGLEKSFTERFSGISHSEILAESLKTLFSPGTKVGVEIGIMALDSGAITLEKTIVVGGTGATGRGADTALVVLPAHTNNFFDFHVLEILAKPFTKD; this comes from the coding sequence ATGGCTACAAAATCAATAACATATTTTGAACACAGCGGGAGCGGGAACACCGAAGCGGTCCTCGCCATCGTCGACGAGAGACTGAAAGAGGGAGATATCAAAAATGTCGTTGTTGCCAGCACAAGCGGTGCAACCGGAGTGACGTTCGCTCAGGCGTTGGGGAAAAAGACCAACCTGGTGATCATTTCCACAAAGCCAGGTTCGAAGACGCCGGGGGTCTGGGAATTCGATCCTGCGAATGAGAAGAAGATCAAGAGGCTGGGTGGCCGCGTGATTCGTCATACTCATGCCCTCTCAGGACTTGAGAAGAGTTTCACCGAGAGGTTTTCTGGAATCTCTCACAGTGAGATTCTGGCCGAATCGTTAAAGACGCTCTTCTCCCCGGGGACGAAAGTGGGAGTCGAGATTGGTATCATGGCCCTGGATAGCGGTGCCATCACCCTGGAAAAGACCATCGTGGTCGGTGGAACCGGGGCGACCGGCAGAGGCGCCGATACGGCACTTGTCGTTCTGCCGGCACATACAAACAATTTCTTCGATTTCCACGTCCTCGAGATCCTTGCAAAACCTTTCACCAAGGATTGA